From a single Ignavibacteria bacterium genomic region:
- the nuoH gene encoding NADH-quinone oxidoreductase subunit NuoH — MESWIIAGIALVKVLIIANIMLLTVSYLVYFERKISAWAQSRVGPNRVGPAGLLQPFADVFKLLLKEDIVPDQANKPIHTLAPFLALFVAFATYAVIPIGPDVEMFGRTINLSVVSNINAGILYVLALTSIGVYAITMSGWSSGSKYSLIGGIRSSAQMISYEISMGFSIAGVLIFSESLLPQKIVESQAGLMWNAFIQPIGFITFVTSAFAETNRLPFDLPEAEPELVGGFHTEYSSMKFAAFFLAEYANMIIASALIVTLYLGGWQVPYIEKLGLSAGVQALLQVGAFFIKMGALLFFFIWVRWSLPRFRYDQLMNIGWKVMFPLSLLNVLWAAVLAMILN, encoded by the coding sequence ATGGAATCTTGGATAATTGCCGGCATTGCATTGGTAAAAGTGCTTATAATAGCAAATATCATGCTGCTAACGGTTTCTTATTTGGTTTATTTTGAACGGAAAATATCTGCCTGGGCACAGAGCAGGGTTGGTCCCAACAGAGTAGGACCCGCAGGGCTTCTCCAGCCATTTGCCGATGTGTTCAAACTCCTTCTGAAAGAGGATATTGTTCCCGATCAGGCAAATAAACCGATACACACACTGGCACCATTTCTCGCACTTTTTGTAGCATTTGCCACATACGCGGTCATTCCGATCGGGCCTGATGTGGAGATGTTCGGCAGGACGATAAACCTTTCGGTAGTCTCGAACATCAACGCCGGGATTCTTTATGTACTTGCACTCACATCAATCGGTGTGTATGCAATCACTATGTCAGGTTGGTCTTCAGGATCAAAATATTCACTTATTGGTGGAATCAGATCTTCCGCACAGATGATTTCGTATGAAATATCGATGGGATTCTCAATTGCGGGTGTTCTGATTTTTTCGGAATCACTTTTGCCTCAGAAGATCGTGGAATCACAGGCAGGATTGATGTGGAATGCATTTATTCAACCGATTGGCTTTATCACATTCGTTACATCGGCTTTTGCTGAGACGAACAGACTTCCCTTCGATCTTCCCGAAGCTGAACCTGAACTGGTTGGCGGTTTCCATACCGAATATTCCAGCATGAAGTTTGCGGCATTTTTCCTTGCAGAGTATGCAAACATGATAATTGCATCAGCACTTATCGTTACCCTGTACCTCGGTGGATGGCAGGTTCCGTATATTGAAAAACTCGGTCTGTCGGCAGGAGTTCAGGCATTGTTGCAGGTAGGTGCATTCTTCATAAAAATGGGAGCACTTCTCTTCTTTTTCATCTGGGTCAGGTGGAGTCTTCCCCGCTTCCGTTATGATCAACTCATGAATATCGGTTGGAAAGTTATGTTCCCGCTTTCACTTCTGAATGTGCTTTGGGCAGCAGTTTTAGCAATGATTCTCAATTAG
- a CDS encoding NADH-quinone oxidoreductase subunit I, which translates to MAVKKRMKDFTLMEKIYLPSIAAGLAITLKNMFKPKYTMEYPEVKFMPSGHYRGRPVLVEEEDKTERCVACGLCSRVCPALAIEVQAAETDREKERYPEKFEINMLRCIFCGLCEEVCPEEAIVMSKEYEIAFTSREDAIYGKDKLLTPISELQERIEFLRGNK; encoded by the coding sequence ATGGCAGTTAAGAAACGAATGAAAGATTTTACATTGATGGAGAAGATATATCTTCCATCAATAGCGGCTGGTTTGGCAATCACACTCAAAAACATGTTCAAACCAAAATATACAATGGAGTATCCCGAAGTTAAGTTTATGCCTTCCGGTCACTACAGAGGACGCCCCGTTCTGGTGGAAGAAGAGGACAAAACAGAAAGATGTGTAGCCTGCGGACTCTGTTCACGCGTATGCCCCGCTCTTGCTATCGAAGTGCAGGCAGCCGAAACTGACAGGGAAAAGGAAAGATACCCCGAAAAATTTGAAATAAACATGCTCCGCTGTATCTTCTGCGGTCTGTGCGAAGAGGTTTGCCCGGAAGAAGCCATCGTAATGAGCAAGGAATATGAAATAGCCTTTACCAGCCGTGAAGACGCCATCTACGGTAAAGACAAACTCCTCACCCCTATCTCAGAACTTCAGGAAAGAATAGAGTTTTTACGAGGAAACAAATAG
- a CDS encoding TonB-dependent receptor: protein MKIIVVFLLLTTSMFAQNIKISGKITDEKTLNPLDNVLVYSVSFQKSTYSDKTGYFELNLPKTETVTLRFLLAGYSPLYMDVSVNNSGSVTADILMTPVAIHLGEVTVTSPRYVSSLQESPYPLGIIEKSEIDNNSKLSLAEFLKEEPGVALTRDGVWATDISVRGIRGTGIVLMVDGNRLETATELSARMSMIDQFDIERVEIIKGAASSMYGTGALGGIVNVITQNRKFRDNFYYTGSIGGFFNSVNKGSGTSLSFNTGANNWFAKIRGSFRGASATETPDGVISNSHYHDNSLSASFGFKPLLNHEFELNYQRYGGDDIGLPGGSAFPAAAIARYPTAKREMYSAEYKFSEISSILSNVSVKYWHQLIVRDAEVVLPTARLLPYADHVSDGIQAVSNWLFNSNYRFVLGVDAWQREMDSRRQRITQNRTKDTTTITGERPVPISKFRSGGIFFQNEIDNIAQNLNIAIGGRFDLINIKSERSYNPEYVSVNGVVNNNPPSKKILWEAKDENNFSWSLNIASLYKITREQQVSFNFGKSFRSPSLEERFQFLDLGGLVKLGNPALDPEEGWFYDLGYRFYSSGAMFKANFYLNTLTNLVVEQPGYTFQGRPATQMVNFGAAKIFGFDLAFELKLLKEVILYGNASAVRGEDSKKTEDLPFIPADNATIGLRIKAVEFADASVELTGVADQNKIAAAEKRTPGYGLVNLNISSKPFKLPYGEIRLTVGVDNLLDRSYFNHLATNRGLIKGEPGRNLFIKANITF from the coding sequence ATGAAAATAATTGTAGTCTTTCTGCTGCTTACTACTTCAATGTTTGCACAGAATATAAAGATCTCAGGAAAAATAACAGACGAAAAAACATTGAATCCCCTGGATAATGTCCTCGTTTATTCTGTAAGTTTCCAAAAAAGCACTTATTCCGACAAGACAGGCTATTTCGAATTAAACCTGCCAAAAACTGAAACGGTGACACTTCGATTTCTGCTTGCCGGTTATTCCCCTTTGTATATGGATGTGTCGGTCAACAACTCCGGTTCGGTGACCGCCGATATTTTGATGACACCTGTTGCAATACATCTCGGTGAAGTTACGGTAACCAGTCCACGGTATGTTTCCTCCCTGCAGGAGTCACCATATCCACTCGGCATCATCGAAAAAAGTGAAATCGACAACAACAGCAAATTGAGTCTTGCCGAGTTCCTTAAGGAGGAGCCCGGTGTCGCTCTCACCCGTGATGGAGTCTGGGCTACCGATATCTCCGTTAGAGGAATCAGGGGGACAGGTATCGTGCTGATGGTTGACGGAAACCGACTTGAAACAGCTACTGAACTGAGCGCACGAATGTCAATGATTGACCAGTTCGATATCGAGAGAGTGGAGATAATAAAAGGTGCTGCATCATCGATGTATGGTACAGGAGCCCTGGGAGGTATCGTAAATGTAATCACCCAAAACCGGAAATTCAGGGACAACTTTTATTATACCGGTTCCATCGGTGGTTTTTTCAACAGTGTGAACAAGGGTTCGGGAACGAGCCTTTCCTTCAACACCGGGGCAAACAACTGGTTTGCGAAGATCCGGGGTTCATTCAGGGGGGCTTCTGCTACTGAAACACCAGATGGAGTCATCTCCAACAGTCACTATCACGATAACAGCCTTAGTGCATCGTTCGGTTTTAAACCTCTTCTGAACCATGAATTTGAATTGAATTATCAGAGATATGGTGGCGACGACATCGGACTTCCGGGTGGCTCCGCTTTCCCAGCAGCAGCGATTGCCCGCTATCCCACTGCAAAACGGGAGATGTACTCAGCCGAATACAAATTCTCCGAAATATCATCCATTCTTTCAAATGTCAGCGTTAAATACTGGCATCAACTGATAGTTAGAGACGCCGAGGTTGTACTTCCAACCGCCAGGTTGCTCCCGTATGCTGACCATGTGAGCGATGGCATTCAGGCAGTCTCAAACTGGCTCTTCAACAGCAACTACAGATTTGTACTTGGTGTCGATGCCTGGCAAAGGGAAATGGACAGCAGAAGACAACGCATCACCCAAAACAGAACAAAGGACACCACAACCATTACCGGTGAAAGACCTGTCCCGATCTCCAAATTCAGAAGTGGTGGTATCTTCTTTCAAAATGAAATAGACAATATCGCTCAGAATTTGAATATTGCCATTGGCGGCAGATTTGATTTAATCAATATCAAAAGCGAAAGATCCTACAATCCCGAGTATGTTTCGGTGAACGGAGTGGTGAACAACAATCCTCCGTCTAAAAAGATTTTGTGGGAAGCAAAAGATGAAAACAATTTTTCCTGGAGCTTGAACATCGCCTCCCTCTACAAAATAACGAGAGAGCAACAGGTGAGTTTCAACTTTGGGAAGTCTTTCCGCTCCCCTTCGCTCGAGGAGAGGTTTCAGTTTCTCGACCTTGGCGGTCTGGTTAAACTCGGCAATCCTGCCCTCGATCCGGAAGAAGGCTGGTTTTACGATCTCGGATACCGGTTTTATTCATCGGGAGCGATGTTTAAAGCAAACTTTTACCTTAACACACTCACAAACCTCGTTGTGGAACAACCCGGATACACATTTCAGGGAAGACCTGCCACGCAAATGGTTAATTTCGGAGCGGCAAAAATCTTTGGTTTCGACCTTGCATTCGAATTGAAACTGTTGAAGGAAGTGATTCTTTACGGAAATGCTTCCGCAGTAAGAGGTGAGGATTCAAAGAAAACCGAGGACCTCCCTTTCATCCCGGCAGATAATGCCACGATTGGTCTTAGGATAAAAGCAGTGGAATTTGCGGACGCATCAGTCGAGTTGACGGGTGTTGCAGACCAGAATAAAATTGCGGCTGCTGAAAAGCGGACACCCGGTTATGGTCTGGTCAATCTAAACATTTCTTCCAAACCGTTCAAACTCCCCTATGGCGAAATCAGATTGACCGTCGGTGTGGATAATCTCCTCGATCGCTCATATTTCAATCACCTAGCCACCAACCGTGGCCTGATCAAAGGAGAACCGGGGAGAAACCTCTTTATTAAAGCGAACATAACTTTTTAG
- a CDS encoding response regulator transcription factor, which yields MNCLIVDDEEISRKILEKFVAQTENLELAGSFSNAIDAVKVLKDQEIDLVFLDIEMPEMTGIEMIETLKESPQIIFVTAKENYAVEAFEHNVTDYLLKPISYARFLKSVDKAIEIYNKYAEGTAPGYIFVKVDSRLLRLNLADINFIEAKGDYIQLHTQTGKHLIYSTMKHIEAKLPKKEFVRVHRSFIVRIDRIADITENNLMVDKNIIPIGAMYKNDLLKKLNIL from the coding sequence ATGAATTGTTTAATAGTTGATGACGAGGAAATTTCGCGGAAGATTCTTGAGAAGTTCGTTGCTCAGACTGAGAATCTCGAACTTGCGGGTTCCTTCTCCAATGCCATAGATGCTGTAAAAGTATTAAAAGATCAGGAAATTGATCTGGTTTTTCTTGACATTGAAATGCCCGAGATGACCGGCATTGAAATGATAGAAACCCTGAAAGAGAGTCCCCAGATAATATTTGTTACCGCAAAAGAGAATTATGCTGTCGAAGCTTTTGAGCACAATGTAACTGACTATCTTCTGAAGCCGATAAGTTATGCAAGATTTTTGAAATCGGTCGATAAAGCCATTGAAATATACAACAAATATGCCGAGGGGACGGCGCCCGGCTACATTTTTGTAAAGGTTGATTCAAGACTTTTGCGACTCAATCTGGCTGACATAAATTTTATAGAAGCCAAAGGTGATTACATCCAGTTGCACACACAAACAGGAAAGCATCTGATTTATTCAACGATGAAGCACATAGAGGCTAAACTTCCGAAGAAAGAATTCGTAAGAGTCCACAGATCATTTATTGTCAGGATCGACAGAATCGCCGACATTACGGAAAACAATCTTATGGTTGATAAAAACATCATTCCGATTGGGGCGATGTATAAAAATGATCTTTTAAAGAAACTTAACATATTATAA
- a CDS encoding esterase family protein, with amino-acid sequence MKREIHGWWSPRLEKNMEIVVYGHWGIPLLMFPTAGADFLEYERFQLINAISPYIESGKIKVFSINSINNESWLNNSMMPHHKALRHMTYNYYVTDEVVPFIHSNCGGLQPIMLTGASLGALHAANIFFRRPDLFAGTIPMSGYYDLKAYTKGHYDENVYFNSPVDYLSNLNDENLLNQMRHNKRIIIATGQGEYEAPQGSINLSNILRSKGIPHELEIWGHDMPHDWPTWRKMLPYFVSRL; translated from the coding sequence ATGAAAAGAGAAATACACGGATGGTGGAGCCCGCGACTGGAGAAGAACATGGAAATTGTTGTATACGGGCACTGGGGCATTCCGTTGCTGATGTTCCCTACAGCCGGTGCGGATTTCCTTGAGTATGAAAGATTTCAACTGATAAATGCTATTTCACCCTACATCGAATCGGGAAAAATCAAGGTATTCTCGATAAACAGCATTAACAACGAGAGCTGGTTGAACAATTCGATGATGCCACACCATAAAGCCCTCAGGCACATGACATACAACTACTATGTGACAGATGAAGTGGTGCCATTTATCCACTCAAACTGCGGTGGTCTGCAACCCATCATGCTGACGGGTGCCTCACTCGGAGCACTTCATGCAGCAAACATCTTTTTCAGAAGACCTGACCTGTTTGCCGGTACGATTCCGATGAGTGGTTATTATGATTTGAAAGCTTACACAAAAGGGCACTACGATGAGAATGTTTATTTCAATTCCCCGGTCGATTATCTCTCAAACCTGAATGACGAGAATCTGTTAAATCAGATGCGTCACAACAAGAGGATAATAATTGCTACAGGTCAAGGAGAATATGAGGCTCCTCAGGGGTCAATCAATCTTTCCAACATTCTTCGGAGTAAAGGGATACCGCATGAACTTGAGATTTGGGGACACGACATGCCACACGACTGGCCTACATGGAGAAAAATGCTGCCATACTTTGTAAGCAGACTTTGA
- a CDS encoding T9SS type A sorting domain-containing protein — MKHIITKLSLFLLFLGLGALNAQALSGTYYIPQGANPQGYASLSAACAAISTNGANGVVTFIIDGNLTETAHCFINNTTFTATNRLVIKPAATKQPVVTLTGVNASNEFFTILNSSYVTIDGSNGNNADGTRDLTFEANLATGRWALEVQDNSDFITIQNVKILNVNSSRTLNTAGIAVDGSIGTVGQCPDNILISNCQIGSDASSFESGIGMWGNDPTSPVTGTIQGCDIYAGRRAITTFYIAKNYYVGNTIIISDPRDRTFYAGVYLTGSVTNDTTVIANNKFPKIAVNTAANRFAGAIVVYGNTGVINVANNFIAPNFTNSGVSTANRYYGIVFGSATWNGIINIGHNSFRIDAPATTGINACIGYELNSDATMNVGNNIFHQGNSTPTSYLIHFPMTASATNIINFNWNAYYLAGIGSSFGYYGSAAVATLNDWKTTTSQDPQSIYKMVNFVSNTDLHLTGASNGDWDLRGMPMPEVKFDIDGNPRNAMFPYKGAHEASISLPVELTSFTALQTGEAVVLDWTTATETNNLGFEVERSTDGLTFNKIGFVKGAGSTTDKQVYKFVDNPALTGTVYYRLRQIDLNGEFAYSNIIEVDVAGVNSFALQQNYPNPFNPSTTIKFSLPAASRVNITVYDMMGSEVTKIADKDFAAGSHQLNFNASNLSSGSYIYTITATSVDGKLYKETRKMQLLK; from the coding sequence ATGAAACATATCATCACAAAATTGTCGTTATTTCTGTTGTTCCTTGGGCTTGGTGCACTAAATGCACAGGCACTTTCGGGAACATATTATATCCCTCAGGGTGCAAATCCACAAGGTTACGCATCCCTTTCTGCTGCATGCGCCGCTATTTCAACAAATGGTGCCAACGGCGTGGTAACCTTTATCATCGACGGTAACCTCACCGAAACCGCTCATTGCTTCATAAACAACACCACCTTTACTGCAACAAACAGACTGGTAATCAAACCTGCTGCCACAAAACAGCCGGTTGTTACTCTTACAGGTGTAAATGCTTCGAATGAGTTTTTTACAATACTCAACTCAAGCTATGTAACCATTGACGGTTCGAATGGAAACAACGCTGACGGTACAAGAGACCTTACATTCGAGGCAAACCTCGCAACAGGAAGATGGGCTCTCGAAGTTCAGGACAATTCAGACTTTATAACCATTCAGAATGTTAAGATTCTTAATGTAAACAGCTCGAGAACCTTAAACACTGCAGGTATCGCGGTTGACGGTTCAATCGGTACAGTCGGTCAGTGCCCTGACAACATTCTTATCTCCAACTGCCAGATAGGAAGTGACGCTTCTTCATTCGAATCAGGTATTGGAATGTGGGGAAATGATCCTACTTCACCCGTAACCGGAACCATTCAGGGATGCGACATATATGCAGGCAGAAGAGCCATAACAACCTTCTACATCGCAAAGAATTACTATGTTGGTAACACCATCATAATCTCTGATCCAAGAGACCGTACTTTCTATGCAGGTGTTTATCTTACAGGAAGTGTAACCAACGATACTACTGTTATAGCAAACAACAAATTCCCCAAAATTGCCGTGAATACCGCTGCAAACAGATTCGCCGGTGCAATTGTTGTTTACGGTAATACCGGTGTTATAAATGTTGCAAACAACTTTATTGCTCCAAACTTCACAAATTCAGGTGTTTCCACAGCCAACAGATATTACGGAATCGTTTTTGGCTCCGCAACATGGAACGGAATCATCAATATCGGTCACAACTCTTTCAGAATTGATGCTCCTGCAACCACAGGTATCAATGCATGCATCGGTTACGAACTAAACTCAGATGCCACAATGAATGTTGGAAACAACATTTTCCATCAGGGAAACAGTACCCCAACTTCATATTTGATCCACTTCCCGATGACCGCAAGCGCCACCAATATTATCAATTTTAACTGGAATGCCTATTACCTCGCAGGTATCGGTTCATCATTCGGTTATTATGGAAGTGCAGCCGTTGCCACTTTGAACGACTGGAAAACCACAACTTCACAGGATCCCCAATCGATCTACAAAATGGTCAATTTTGTATCCAACACCGACCTACACCTGACAGGTGCTTCAAATGGTGACTGGGATTTAAGAGGAATGCCGATGCCTGAGGTAAAGTTTGATATCGACGGCAATCCAAGAAACGCAATGTTCCCTTACAAAGGTGCTCACGAAGCTTCGATTTCACTTCCTGTGGAACTGACTTCATTTACAGCTCTTCAGACAGGTGAAGCCGTAGTTCTTGACTGGACAACAGCCACCGAAACCAACAACCTCGGTTTCGAAGTTGAAAGATCAACAGACGGACTTACATTCAACAAGATTGGCTTTGTAAAAGGTGCCGGTTCAACAACTGACAAACAGGTTTACAAATTTGTTGACAACCCGGCTCTAACCGGAACTGTCTACTACAGACTCCGTCAGATTGACCTGAATGGTGAATTTGCTTATTCAAACATTATCGAAGTGGATGTTGCCGGCGTGAATTCTTTTGCTTTACAGCAGAACTATCCAAACCCGTTCAACCCTTCAACAACAATTAAATTCTCTCTCCCCGCAGCTTCCAGAGTTAACATCACAGTTTATGACATGATGGGTTCTGAAGTTACAAAGATTGCTGACAAAGATTTCGCAGCCGGTTCACATCAGTTGAATTTCAATGCATCAAATCTTTCGAGCGGAAGCTATATTTATACAATCACTGCTACTTCTGTTGATGGCAAATTGTATAAAGAAACAAGAAAAATGCAGCTTCTGAAATAG
- a CDS encoding DoxX family protein, with protein sequence MNDLGILILRIFAGGFMAFGHGYGKFLNYFSGEEIKFLDFLGIGMKASFFLAMSAEFFMAIFIVLGLFTRTVAIPLIITMAVAAFIAHGADPFQKKEMALLYLTVFGTLFFTGGGKYSLSALLANKIPSGNNTVSFLVK encoded by the coding sequence ATGAACGATCTCGGAATACTTATTCTCAGAATTTTTGCTGGCGGCTTCATGGCATTCGGTCATGGCTATGGTAAATTTTTAAACTACTTTTCAGGGGAGGAAATAAAATTTCTCGATTTCCTTGGAATTGGCATGAAAGCGAGCTTCTTCCTCGCAATGTCAGCAGAATTCTTTATGGCAATTTTTATCGTACTTGGGCTTTTTACGAGAACAGTTGCAATTCCACTCATAATCACGATGGCTGTCGCTGCATTTATTGCGCATGGGGCTGATCCTTTTCAGAAAAAAGAGATGGCGCTGCTCTACCTGACAGTCTTTGGCACCCTCTTCTTTACCGGCGGTGGTAAATACTCCCTGTCTGCACTTCTCGCAAACAAAATTCCTTCAGGCAATAATACGGTATCATTTTTGGTAAAATAA
- a CDS encoding DUF4249 family protein, giving the protein MKNLAFSLTLLAAILCFTGCDSSFDPKKNYEEKYILNLVIKGDSVKQIAIAAKTYDVPGFNPNENSVSPFIQGATISIYSKFYDNTYTFKDSTSTAIGQKFGAPAPIYVLNQMKARVNDTLTLTAVMPDGKVLKSKCAVPRDLDFKLSKNFISTITQNPSEKALTIQWSGSPDNIYVPKLVLYYATDKNGVVKGYKKEIPLKFADVSGTQKPLYPGVTRDKILIYEYAAINKIMSEISAGDQDKYSYVIQDAVLEVLVMDKNLGNYYGSTEGYLDDFSVRLDEVIFSNIEGGLGVFGAYLVSSRKINIEENFVQSFGYRSRL; this is encoded by the coding sequence ATGAAAAATCTCGCTTTTAGTTTAACTCTGCTGGCTGCAATTCTTTGCTTTACGGGATGTGATTCATCTTTCGATCCCAAAAAGAATTACGAGGAAAAGTACATACTCAATCTGGTAATCAAAGGTGACTCTGTCAAACAGATCGCGATTGCCGCCAAAACCTATGATGTACCGGGATTTAATCCCAACGAAAATTCCGTTTCTCCGTTTATCCAGGGTGCAACCATTTCCATCTATTCAAAATTCTACGATAACACCTACACTTTTAAGGATTCGACCTCCACAGCAATCGGACAAAAGTTTGGGGCTCCCGCACCAATTTATGTCCTGAACCAGATGAAAGCCCGTGTGAATGATACCCTCACTCTGACTGCTGTTATGCCCGACGGTAAGGTTCTTAAATCGAAGTGTGCTGTTCCCCGTGATCTGGATTTTAAGCTGTCGAAGAATTTTATCTCCACAATTACCCAAAATCCATCGGAGAAAGCTCTTACCATTCAGTGGTCGGGTTCACCGGATAATATTTATGTTCCAAAGCTTGTCCTCTACTACGCTACTGATAAAAACGGTGTGGTGAAGGGATATAAAAAAGAGATACCTCTCAAGTTTGCCGATGTGTCAGGTACACAAAAACCTCTATACCCGGGAGTAACAAGAGACAAGATTTTAATCTACGAGTATGCTGCAATTAACAAAATAATGTCGGAGATTTCGGCAGGTGATCAGGACAAGTATTCCTATGTAATTCAGGATGCCGTTCTTGAAGTGCTGGTTATGGATAAAAATCTCGGGAATTATTACGGCTCGACCGAGGGATATCTCGATGACTTTTCTGTAAGGCTCGATGAGGTCATTTTCTCCAATATAGAAGGAGGTCTCGGTGTCTTTGGAGCATACCTTGTCTCCTCCCGAAAAATAAATATCGAAGAGAATTTTGTTCAGTCGTTTGGTTACAGAAGCAGATTGTAA